From a region of the Myxococcus stipitatus genome:
- the ogt gene encoding methylated-DNA--[protein]-cysteine S-methyltransferase: MADTPRLLIDRTDTPIGELIVVADADGHLRAVDWTEHEARMRQLLRLHYGEGGFTLEPSRDPGGLTGTMRSYFEGRLDVIDTLPTRTAGTAFQREVWAALRGIPCGATITYSELARRIGRPAAVRAVGLANGANPVGIVVPCHRVVGANGSLTGYGGGIERKRWLLAHESRASLGPLLSSAR; this comes from the coding sequence ATGGCTGACACCCCGAGACTGCTCATCGACAGGACGGACACGCCCATCGGCGAGCTCATCGTCGTGGCCGACGCGGACGGCCACTTGCGCGCCGTCGACTGGACGGAGCACGAGGCGCGGATGCGGCAGCTGCTCCGGCTGCACTATGGCGAGGGCGGCTTCACGCTCGAGCCCTCGCGCGACCCAGGCGGCCTCACCGGGACGATGAGGTCCTACTTCGAGGGACGGCTCGACGTCATCGACACGCTCCCCACGCGCACCGCCGGCACGGCGTTCCAGCGCGAGGTCTGGGCGGCGCTGCGTGGCATCCCCTGCGGCGCGACCATCACCTACTCGGAGCTGGCGCGGCGCATCGGTCGCCCCGCCGCCGTGCGCGCCGTGGGGCTCGCCAATGGCGCGAACCCCGTGGGCATCGTCGTCCCCTGTCACCGCGTGGTGGGGGCCAACGGCTCGCTGACGGGCTACGGTGGCGGCATCGAGCGGAAGCGATGGCTGCTCGCCCACGAATCCCGCGCGAGCCTCGGTCCGCTCCTGTCCTCCGCTCGCTGA